The following proteins are co-located in the Alcaligenes faecalis genome:
- a CDS encoding DNA/RNA non-specific endonuclease, protein MKSVIAAALTSFGIATAWLHPQGVNWQSLEPFLVSLGWPTAVQQDSSPVPAAIDGYVQTSFAQCPQFFPGSRPVVPAAYTQRELCFSSFAILHSGQTKTPVFVVQRLNRQQIQSAKGVKRTDRFYAEGRLPRAERAELNDYRGSGFSRGHMAPAGDMASEQSMAQSFSLANMVPQNQTHNAGPWNKIEADTRKYVARAAGSVFVFTGPVYERSAASIGSGQVAVPSYLFKLVYDATTRRSWVHWQANQASTRLSPPISYEEFVRRTGLHLLPDSSVKTSE, encoded by the coding sequence TTGAAATCAGTCATCGCTGCGGCCCTGACCAGTTTCGGGATTGCGACGGCCTGGCTTCATCCTCAGGGGGTGAACTGGCAAAGTCTTGAGCCGTTTCTGGTATCGCTGGGTTGGCCCACAGCGGTTCAGCAAGACAGTTCCCCCGTCCCTGCTGCCATTGATGGGTATGTTCAGACCTCTTTTGCGCAATGTCCCCAGTTCTTCCCCGGTTCACGGCCCGTTGTGCCTGCGGCCTATACGCAACGAGAGTTGTGCTTTAGCTCTTTTGCGATTTTGCATAGCGGCCAAACCAAAACCCCGGTGTTTGTTGTGCAGCGTCTGAATCGGCAACAGATTCAGTCGGCCAAGGGCGTCAAGCGTACGGATCGATTTTATGCCGAAGGTCGTTTGCCTCGGGCGGAACGAGCCGAACTGAATGACTACCGGGGCTCAGGCTTTTCACGTGGGCATATGGCCCCGGCAGGGGACATGGCCTCTGAGCAGAGTATGGCTCAGAGCTTTTCTTTGGCTAATATGGTGCCGCAAAACCAGACTCATAATGCCGGTCCCTGGAACAAGATTGAAGCGGATACTCGTAAATACGTCGCCCGTGCGGCAGGGAGTGTCTTTGTTTTTACCGGACCAGTGTATGAGCGCAGTGCGGCAAGCATTGGCTCCGGTCAGGTTGCCGTTCCCAGTTATTTATTCAAGCTGGTGTATGACGCCACCACTCGCCGTTCCTGGGTCCATTGGCAAGCGAATCAGGCGTCTACGCGCCTTAGCCCGCCTATCAGCTACGAGGAGTTTGTCCGTCGGACTGGACTGCATTTGTTACCGGATTCCAGTGTGAAAACCTCGGAATAG
- a CDS encoding SLC13 family permease: MTTEIAVVLGLAFVAIVLFATEKLRIDAIALLVLGTLAILGLVTPEQAVGGFSNPATVTVAAMFVLAAGLQNSGALSGIGDLLGKARSPVQFLLLLFLVLAVIAPFVNNTAVVAVFIPIVMAASTRISMSASKALIPLSYVSQMAGVCTLVGTSTNLLVNAIARDMGHPGFTMFEFTKLGVICMAVGCVYLLTVGRWLLPAARGGELVEQYELGKYITELRVMPDSSLIGQSVGEAKLGEQYGVFVLELLRGDIKVWGPREQKIEQDDVLLARGDWTKLDELRKEAGLEVDPQFKLEQRSFEQVDQVLTEVMIAPRSRISGRTLGSLRAGWHRNATVLGIHRRGQVLREQLRAVRLQVGDILLMLTPASEAADLRADSNIIVLSEREAEKEMGWRAPFSLLTMALVIVVPALGWVPISITSLLGAVAMTLAGCLKADEVYDAIDWRIIILMAGLLPLGLAMSETGAAQFLVENTVGLVDSFGPLTVLAMVYLMALVLTEFMSNAAAAVLLAPIGMSTANMMGVDPTPFLIAVTFAASTSFATPVGYQTNTMVYGAGGYRFVDFLKVGLPLNLIFWVLGVLLIPVFWPFNPV, translated from the coding sequence ATGACAACAGAGATTGCAGTGGTTTTGGGCTTGGCTTTCGTTGCGATTGTCTTGTTTGCCACAGAAAAACTCCGAATTGATGCGATTGCTTTATTGGTGCTTGGCACCTTGGCTATTTTGGGCTTGGTGACTCCGGAGCAGGCTGTAGGCGGCTTCAGTAATCCGGCCACAGTCACTGTCGCCGCCATGTTTGTATTGGCTGCCGGGCTGCAAAATAGCGGGGCTTTGTCCGGGATTGGGGATTTGCTGGGCAAGGCCCGCTCCCCGGTCCAGTTTCTGTTGCTCTTGTTTCTGGTTCTGGCGGTAATCGCCCCCTTTGTCAATAACACGGCAGTGGTGGCGGTATTCATTCCTATCGTGATGGCCGCTAGCACACGGATAAGCATGTCGGCCTCCAAGGCCTTGATTCCCTTGTCGTATGTCTCGCAAATGGCCGGGGTCTGTACTTTGGTCGGGACCTCTACCAACCTGCTGGTCAATGCCATTGCCCGTGATATGGGGCATCCGGGCTTCACCATGTTTGAGTTCACCAAGCTGGGTGTCATTTGCATGGCAGTCGGTTGTGTTTATTTGCTGACAGTCGGGCGGTGGTTGCTGCCTGCTGCGCGCGGTGGCGAGTTGGTCGAACAATATGAGTTGGGCAAGTACATAACCGAACTGCGTGTCATGCCGGATTCTTCCTTGATTGGTCAGTCTGTTGGCGAAGCAAAGTTGGGTGAGCAATACGGCGTCTTTGTTCTGGAACTGTTGCGTGGTGATATCAAAGTGTGGGGGCCGCGCGAGCAGAAGATTGAGCAGGATGATGTGCTGTTGGCGCGTGGAGATTGGACCAAGCTGGATGAGTTGCGCAAAGAAGCCGGCCTGGAGGTAGATCCGCAGTTCAAGTTGGAGCAACGGTCTTTTGAACAGGTCGACCAGGTGTTGACGGAGGTCATGATTGCGCCGCGTTCGCGTATTAGTGGACGTACCTTGGGCAGTTTACGGGCGGGTTGGCACAGGAACGCTACCGTACTGGGGATTCATCGCCGTGGTCAGGTCTTGCGTGAGCAATTGCGTGCGGTACGCTTGCAGGTGGGGGATATTTTGTTGATGTTGACCCCCGCTTCCGAGGCGGCCGATTTGCGGGCGGATAGCAATATTATCGTGCTGTCCGAGCGTGAGGCTGAAAAAGAAATGGGTTGGCGCGCACCTTTTTCCTTGCTCACCATGGCCTTGGTGATTGTGGTGCCTGCCTTGGGCTGGGTCCCTATCAGTATTACCTCATTGCTTGGTGCCGTCGCCATGACGCTGGCCGGCTGCCTGAAGGCGGATGAGGTTTACGACGCCATTGATTGGCGCATCATTATCTTGATGGCGGGTTTGTTGCCCTTGGGATTGGCCATGAGCGAGACGGGGGCCGCCCAGTTTCTGGTGGAAAACACGGTTGGTCTGGTCGATTCGTTTGGACCGTTGACGGTGTTGGCGATGGTCTATCTGATGGCCTTGGTCTTGACCGAGTTTATGAGCAATGCCGCCGCAGCGGTGCTGCTGGCGCCCATAGGGATGTCCACGGCCAATATGATGGGCGTTGATCCCACGCCTTTTTTGATCGCGGTGACCTTTGCCGCCTCCACCAGTTTCGCAACCCCTGTGGGCTATCAAACTAACACCATGGTTTACGGCGCGGGTGGCTATCGGTTTGTTGATTTTCTGAAAGTTGGTTTGCCCTTGAACTTGATTTTCTGGGTCTTGGGCGTCCTGTTGATTCCCGTTTTCTGGCCGTTCAATCCCGTTTGA
- a CDS encoding helix-turn-helix transcriptional regulator: protein MHNVRLDRVDTTPRPLLAIGTDYAPGTLLDFHAHRRAQMLYAMTGLMEVDTDDGAWVIPPYRGVWIPAGKRHRVRMHSASTRSLYIEPGAVPRSSAHCEVLVITPLLHHLLLASLALPALYEENGRDGALAQLLLHEVGLAHTMPLFAPIPQDSSLAALCKAFLGQPHIQSTPEQWAMQLNKSLRSFTRFFRQQTGMSFSQWRQQACLLTALTKLSAGQSVTRIALDLGYDSSSAFSTMFRRCLGQAPSHFILPP, encoded by the coding sequence ATGCACAATGTACGACTGGATCGCGTGGATACAACCCCGCGCCCCTTGCTGGCCATTGGCACAGATTACGCACCGGGTACCTTGCTGGATTTTCATGCCCACCGGCGGGCACAGATGCTCTATGCCATGACGGGTTTGATGGAAGTGGACACTGACGATGGCGCCTGGGTCATCCCGCCTTATCGCGGTGTGTGGATTCCAGCCGGCAAGCGCCATCGTGTACGCATGCACAGCGCCAGTACGCGCAGTCTGTATATAGAACCAGGGGCAGTCCCCCGCAGCAGCGCCCATTGCGAAGTGCTGGTCATTACGCCCTTGCTGCATCACTTGCTGCTGGCCTCCCTGGCCTTGCCCGCCCTGTACGAGGAAAATGGTCGCGACGGTGCCTTGGCTCAGTTGCTCTTGCATGAAGTTGGCCTGGCACACACCATGCCACTCTTTGCGCCCATCCCTCAAGATTCGTCCTTGGCCGCACTTTGCAAAGCATTCTTGGGCCAGCCTCATATCCAGAGCACGCCAGAACAGTGGGCCATGCAATTGAATAAAAGTCTGCGCAGTTTTACGCGTTTTTTTCGACAGCAGACCGGCATGAGCTTTAGCCAGTGGCGGCAACAGGCCTGTTTACTGACAGCCTTGACCAAGCTGTCTGCCGGCCAATCCGTCACCCGGATCGCGCTGGATCTGGGTTATGACAGCTCCAGTGCTTTTTCCACCATGTTCCGTCGCTGCTTGGGACAGGCACCTAGCCACTTTATTCTGCCCCCCTGA
- the dapE gene encoding succinyl-diaminopimelate desuccinylase — protein sequence MSTDNSVLETLKALIARPSVTPEDAHCQQWLGARLEQAGFSLEPLPSGPVSNLWARRGTEAPLFVFAGHTDVVPAGPEAAWNSPPFEPTVRDGQLYGRGAADMKASIAAFIHAVEEFTQAHPAHKGSIALLLTSDEEGPATDGTVHVCRVLKERGEQLDYCIVGEPTCSRQLGDTIKNGRRGSMSGHLIVKGRQGHVAYPQLAINPLHLFAPALHELTDRMWDAGNIDFPPTSFQISNIHAGTGAGNVIPGQLDVHFNFRFSTEQTPAGLQAEVESILRRHSVDFQLEWTVSGEPFLTEAGPLSQALAKAIETETGVETDLSTTGGTSDGRFIAKICPQVVEFGPLNASIHQINEHVAVADLEPLKNIYRRTLESLLC from the coding sequence ATGAGCACTGACAATTCTGTACTAGAGACTCTCAAAGCCCTGATTGCCCGCCCCTCGGTCACTCCTGAGGACGCCCACTGCCAGCAATGGCTGGGCGCACGGCTGGAGCAAGCGGGCTTTAGCCTGGAACCTCTGCCCAGCGGCCCGGTGTCCAACCTGTGGGCCCGCCGTGGCACCGAAGCACCCTTGTTTGTTTTTGCCGGTCACACGGATGTGGTTCCTGCCGGGCCGGAAGCGGCCTGGAACTCACCACCGTTTGAGCCTACCGTGCGCGACGGGCAGCTCTATGGTCGTGGCGCTGCGGATATGAAGGCCTCGATTGCAGCCTTTATCCATGCCGTTGAAGAGTTTACCCAGGCCCATCCAGCACACAAAGGCTCGATTGCCCTGCTGCTGACCTCGGATGAAGAAGGCCCGGCAACCGACGGTACCGTGCATGTTTGCCGGGTTCTGAAAGAACGTGGCGAACAACTGGACTACTGCATCGTGGGCGAACCCACCTGCTCACGCCAATTGGGTGACACCATTAAAAATGGCCGTCGCGGCTCCATGTCCGGCCACCTGATCGTAAAAGGTCGCCAGGGCCATGTGGCGTACCCGCAACTGGCCATCAACCCACTGCATCTGTTCGCCCCTGCGCTGCACGAGCTGACAGATCGCATGTGGGACGCCGGCAATATCGACTTTCCACCCACCAGTTTTCAAATCTCCAATATCCATGCCGGCACCGGCGCGGGTAATGTGATCCCCGGTCAGTTGGATGTGCATTTCAACTTCCGTTTCTCTACCGAGCAAACCCCTGCGGGTCTGCAAGCCGAAGTGGAGTCCATTCTGCGCCGCCATAGCGTGGACTTCCAACTGGAATGGACCGTCAGTGGCGAACCCTTCCTGACCGAGGCCGGCCCGCTGAGTCAGGCCCTTGCCAAGGCCATTGAAACCGAAACCGGCGTGGAAACCGATCTGTCCACGACAGGCGGCACCTCCGATGGTCGCTTTATCGCTAAAATCTGCCCCCAAGTGGTCGAATTTGGCCCGCTCAACGCCAGCATCCATCAAATCAACGAACACGTTGCGGTGGCTGATCTTGAGCCGCTTAAAAACATTTATCGCCGTACATTGGAATCCCTGCTTTGTTAA
- the prmB gene encoding 50S ribosomal protein L3 N(5)-glutamine methyltransferase: MLNPCIDHSSLLEAQQELRTVRDLLRWSVSQFNRCRLAFGHGSDNAWDEAAYLLLHTLHLPLDTLDPYLEATVLESERAAYLALVARRCNERVPAAYLTGEAWLQGHRFRVTTDTIVPRSPIAELLAEQLQPWIADPDAIYNALDLCTGSGCLAILTALAFPQAQVDAVDLSDAALEVAQSNIDAFELNDRMSLYKSDLLDQLPPTAYDLIICNPPYVNEQSMQNLPKEYQHEPQLALAGGDDGMDLVRRILEAAPNFLSPEGVLVLEIGNEYDNFVAAFPELEPIWLSTETAEDQILLLSREQLAL; the protein is encoded by the coding sequence TTGTTAAACCCTTGCATCGATCATTCCTCCCTGCTGGAAGCCCAACAGGAACTGCGCACTGTGCGCGACTTGTTGCGCTGGTCCGTTAGCCAGTTCAACCGCTGTCGGCTGGCCTTTGGCCACGGCAGTGACAATGCCTGGGACGAGGCCGCCTATCTGCTGCTGCACACCCTGCATCTGCCCCTGGACACCCTGGACCCGTATCTGGAGGCCACCGTACTGGAGTCCGAGCGTGCTGCCTATCTGGCTCTGGTCGCACGCCGCTGCAACGAACGCGTGCCCGCCGCCTACCTGACCGGCGAAGCCTGGCTGCAAGGCCATCGCTTCCGCGTCACCACTGACACCATCGTGCCACGCTCTCCCATTGCTGAATTGCTGGCCGAGCAGTTGCAACCCTGGATTGCCGACCCCGATGCCATCTACAACGCCCTGGATTTATGCACTGGCTCGGGCTGCCTGGCTATTTTGACGGCCCTGGCCTTCCCGCAAGCCCAGGTCGATGCGGTGGATCTGTCTGACGCCGCGTTGGAAGTGGCCCAATCAAACATCGATGCCTTCGAGCTGAACGATCGCATGAGTCTGTACAAGAGCGATCTGCTGGATCAATTGCCGCCCACCGCCTACGACCTGATCATTTGCAACCCACCGTATGTGAATGAGCAGTCCATGCAAAACCTGCCCAAGGAATACCAGCACGAGCCACAACTGGCCCTGGCTGGTGGAGACGACGGCATGGACCTGGTGCGTCGCATTCTGGAAGCGGCCCCCAACTTCCTGTCGCCCGAAGGCGTGCTGGTATTGGAAATCGGCAATGAGTACGACAATTTCGTCGCCGCTTTCCCCGAGCTTGAGCCTATCTGGCTGAGCACGGAAACCGCTGAAGACCAGATTCTTCTGCTAAGCCGGGAGCAACTGGCTCTGTGA
- a CDS encoding DUF1090 domain-containing protein, whose protein sequence is MKNSVWCLSVMLGVMALPVWADNPACQYRAAEIQHQIDYARQHGNVHRERGLQRALANLQMHCQDADLLRDVQDDIREQEEDIQDRIEEIAEKRSEGRQDKVQELEKKLERDRAKLGQLQEELKELQALSVK, encoded by the coding sequence ATGAAAAACTCGGTATGGTGTTTGAGTGTCATGTTAGGTGTGATGGCTTTGCCTGTCTGGGCGGATAACCCGGCTTGCCAGTATCGGGCTGCCGAGATCCAGCATCAGATCGACTATGCTCGCCAGCATGGTAATGTGCATCGCGAGCGTGGTCTGCAGCGTGCATTGGCGAATCTGCAAATGCATTGTCAGGATGCTGACTTGCTGCGCGATGTGCAGGACGATATCCGAGAGCAAGAAGAGGACATTCAGGACCGTATCGAAGAGATCGCTGAAAAGCGTTCTGAAGGGCGCCAAGATAAGGTGCAGGAATTGGAGAAAAAGCTGGAGCGCGATCGCGCCAAGCTGGGGCAGTTGCAAGAGGAATTGAAAGAGCTACAGGCCTTGAGCGTGAAGTAA
- a CDS encoding DUF202 domain-containing protein, whose translation MWLFPFAHINESLLNSSQAYSAWHTSVLNSLMPLSILAVASLIWADKAVSACLALAVNTVLFLLAIKNICDTADRFSHVCGIDVSVSYGAILYGLGMTTLWILLLIYRWKSPKERPGF comes from the coding sequence GTGTGGCTCTTTCCCTTTGCGCACATCAACGAAAGTTTGCTCAACTCCTCACAGGCGTATTCCGCCTGGCACACCAGTGTGCTCAACTCCTTGATGCCGTTATCAATCCTGGCCGTTGCCAGCTTGATCTGGGCAGACAAAGCGGTGTCCGCCTGCCTGGCCCTGGCCGTCAATACTGTCTTGTTTTTACTGGCGATCAAAAATATCTGCGATACCGCCGACCGTTTCTCGCACGTATGCGGTATTGACGTTTCTGTTTCTTACGGAGCTATCCTGTATGGACTGGGTATGACAACGCTGTGGATACTGCTGCTTATCTATCGCTGGAAAAGTCCTAAAGAGCGGCCCGGTTTCTGA
- a CDS encoding sulfite exporter TauE/SafE family protein yields the protein MYFLLLFFGLLAGVSTVLFGFGGGFVVVPVLYSVLIARYGVDSQMGQAAMHIAVATSTCVMIFGAGLSSWRHHQAGTVPWGQLRPLLGFIAVGAIPGAVTAMALSGSWVRWVFVVYLGLTILDSLFRSGFTQEASTVMRPLSRASSAGAGVLVGAIAALLGVGGSVITVPLMRRRGASMTAATAAANPLSLPMAVMGSLSYAMLAWNADSLGPWHVGYIDLRACLVLVLGSCLGIRLASRWIGKIPDRIHAQAYIVLLGVVFLLMLLI from the coding sequence ATGTATTTTCTATTGCTGTTTTTTGGCTTGCTGGCTGGGGTGAGCACCGTGCTATTTGGCTTCGGTGGTGGGTTTGTGGTGGTCCCCGTGCTGTATTCGGTGTTGATTGCTAGGTATGGCGTGGACAGTCAGATGGGGCAGGCGGCCATGCATATTGCGGTAGCGACGTCCACCTGCGTCATGATCTTTGGAGCTGGCTTGTCCAGTTGGCGTCATCACCAGGCTGGCACCGTGCCTTGGGGGCAACTGCGCCCTTTGCTCGGGTTTATCGCTGTGGGGGCGATTCCCGGGGCGGTAACGGCCATGGCCTTGAGCGGGTCCTGGGTGCGTTGGGTTTTTGTGGTGTATCTGGGCCTGACGATTCTCGATAGCCTGTTTCGATCGGGTTTTACCCAGGAGGCAAGCACGGTCATGCGCCCGTTGAGCAGGGCAAGTAGCGCCGGGGCCGGCGTTCTTGTTGGTGCGATCGCCGCCTTGTTGGGCGTAGGCGGAAGCGTGATTACTGTACCCTTGATGCGCCGACGCGGCGCCAGCATGACGGCAGCCACAGCGGCAGCAAACCCCTTGTCCTTGCCTATGGCGGTGATGGGGAGCCTGAGCTACGCCATGCTGGCCTGGAACGCAGATTCATTGGGGCCTTGGCATGTGGGGTATATCGACCTGCGAGCCTGTCTGGTGCTGGTGCTGGGTTCCTGCCTGGGGATTCGCTTGGCTTCACGCTGGATCGGCAAGATCCCCGACCGTATTCACGCCCAAGCCTATATCGTTTTGTTGGGCGTGGTGTTTTTGCTGATGTTGCTGATCTAG
- the dapD gene encoding 2,3,4,5-tetrahydropyridine-2,6-dicarboxylate N-succinyltransferase, which yields MSDLQSLIESAWEQRASLSPQAHSIELRTAIHTVIEKLDYGSLRVAEKLDGQWQVNDWVKKAILLSFRIKENRVMSSEPAPFYDKVPLKFEQHDQAAFAQAGFRAVPGAIVRQGAYVAPDVVLMPSFVNIGAYVGEGTMVDTWATVGSCAQIGKHVHLSGGVGIGGVLEPLQANPTIIEDNCFIGARSEVVEGVIVEENSVLAMGVFLSQSTKIYERETGKIYQGRVPAGSVVVPGSLPSADGLYSLACAIIVKRVDARTRAKTSINDLLRA from the coding sequence ATGAGCGACCTCCAAAGTCTGATCGAGTCAGCGTGGGAACAACGAGCTTCCCTCAGCCCCCAAGCACACAGCATTGAACTGCGCACGGCCATCCACACCGTGATTGAAAAGCTGGATTACGGTTCCCTGCGCGTGGCAGAAAAGCTCGACGGACAGTGGCAGGTCAACGACTGGGTCAAGAAAGCGATTCTCCTGTCCTTCAGGATCAAGGAAAACCGCGTGATGTCCAGCGAACCCGCTCCCTTCTATGACAAGGTGCCGCTGAAATTCGAGCAACACGACCAAGCCGCTTTTGCCCAGGCTGGTTTTCGCGCTGTACCCGGTGCCATCGTGCGCCAAGGTGCCTATGTGGCTCCCGATGTCGTGCTGATGCCCTCGTTTGTGAACATCGGCGCGTATGTCGGTGAAGGCACCATGGTCGATACCTGGGCCACCGTCGGTTCCTGCGCCCAGATCGGCAAGCATGTTCACCTGTCAGGCGGTGTCGGTATTGGCGGGGTATTGGAGCCTCTGCAGGCCAACCCCACTATCATTGAGGACAACTGTTTTATCGGTGCCCGCTCCGAAGTGGTGGAAGGGGTCATCGTGGAAGAGAACTCGGTGCTGGCCATGGGCGTGTTCCTGTCGCAGAGCACCAAGATTTACGAGCGCGAAACGGGCAAGATTTATCAAGGCCGCGTCCCTGCGGGCTCCGTCGTGGTTCCTGGCTCCCTGCCTTCTGCCGATGGGCTGTACAGCCTGGCCTGCGCCATCATCGTCAAACGTGTGGACGCCCGTACCCGCGCCAAGACCAGTATTAATGATTTACTTCGCGCCTGA
- a CDS encoding ATP-binding cassette domain-containing protein — MIRATGITLRRGVKVLLDNTDFIVNPGERLGIVGKNGAGKSSLFALLQGELDLDGGDLSIPDAWEVASVRQTIPDRDRPAREFVIDGDERLRALQEKRANTPDSDGQAIAELENALIEADAWSAPSRAEQLLAGLGFRPDQWMLPVREFSGGWQMRLSLARALMAPSDLLLLDEPTNHLDLDAMLWLERWLGSYPGTVLLISHDTEFLDAVARSILHVDQGKLVRYKGGYNDFLVQRAERVQQSQIAYERQTREAARLQSFIDRFKAQATKAKQAQSRVKALARMQTVTLLRDDSSVSIRLPSPEYTPDPLLTLDQADLGYPGQDKAILSQVRLMVRGGARVGILGMNGAGKSTLVKTLAGKLEPIRGERLESKGLVIGYFAQHQLDSIDPDSTPLQHLARLAPDVREQELRNYLGSFGFSGDMVTSLTAPFSGGEKARLALSLIVWQKPNLLLLDEPTNHLDVDTREALATALADYGGSVLLVSHDRHLLRSTVDSFWIVADGQVQEFDGDLEDYRDWLLARSAQSRSEARQEARADTGGEGTDRKTQRRQEAELRQRQAQQRKPLESRLKKVESAMEKAQLRLQELDTLMQDPDFYSDSYKDQRPTLMTEHGELTKTHQTLEEEWLEIQEAMEEIGRQI, encoded by the coding sequence GTGATACGCGCAACTGGAATTACGCTGCGTCGCGGCGTCAAAGTCCTGCTGGACAATACGGATTTCATCGTCAATCCGGGCGAACGCCTGGGCATTGTGGGCAAGAACGGCGCAGGCAAATCCTCGCTGTTTGCCTTGCTGCAAGGCGAGCTGGATCTGGACGGGGGGGACCTGAGCATCCCCGATGCCTGGGAAGTGGCCAGTGTGCGCCAGACTATTCCGGACCGTGACCGCCCTGCCCGCGAATTTGTTATCGATGGCGACGAACGCCTGCGTGCCTTGCAGGAAAAACGCGCCAATACACCCGATAGCGACGGGCAAGCCATTGCCGAGCTGGAAAACGCCCTGATCGAAGCCGACGCCTGGTCCGCCCCTTCGCGTGCCGAGCAATTGCTGGCTGGCCTGGGTTTCCGCCCCGATCAGTGGATGCTGCCTGTGCGCGAGTTCTCCGGTGGCTGGCAAATGCGCCTGTCCCTGGCCCGCGCCCTGATGGCACCTTCTGACCTGCTTTTGCTGGACGAACCCACCAACCACCTGGACTTGGACGCCATGCTCTGGCTGGAGCGCTGGTTGGGCTCCTACCCCGGAACGGTCCTGCTGATTTCGCACGACACCGAGTTTCTGGATGCGGTGGCCCGTTCGATTCTGCACGTGGACCAAGGAAAGTTGGTTCGCTACAAAGGCGGCTACAACGACTTTCTGGTGCAGCGTGCCGAGCGCGTGCAACAAAGCCAGATCGCCTACGAGCGTCAAACCCGTGAAGCTGCGCGTCTGCAAAGCTTTATTGACCGCTTCAAGGCCCAGGCCACCAAGGCCAAGCAGGCACAAAGCCGCGTCAAGGCTTTGGCCCGCATGCAAACCGTGACGCTCTTGCGCGACGACTCAAGCGTTTCCATTCGCCTGCCCTCGCCCGAATACACACCCGATCCCTTGCTGACATTGGATCAGGCCGATCTGGGTTACCCCGGTCAGGACAAGGCGATTTTGAGCCAGGTCCGTCTGATGGTACGCGGCGGTGCCCGTGTGGGTATTTTGGGGATGAACGGCGCAGGTAAATCCACACTGGTCAAAACCCTGGCTGGCAAGCTGGAACCTATCAGGGGCGAACGCCTGGAGTCCAAAGGTCTGGTGATCGGCTACTTTGCTCAGCACCAACTGGACTCCATTGACCCGGACTCCACACCCTTGCAACATCTGGCGCGTCTGGCTCCGGATGTACGCGAGCAGGAGTTACGCAATTACCTGGGCTCTTTCGGTTTTAGCGGTGATATGGTCACCAGCCTGACCGCCCCCTTCTCCGGGGGTGAAAAGGCGCGTCTGGCCCTGTCCCTGATTGTCTGGCAAAAACCCAACCTGCTCCTGCTGGATGAGCCAACCAACCACTTGGACGTGGATACCCGCGAAGCCCTGGCAACAGCCTTGGCTGACTACGGTGGCAGCGTATTGTTGGTCTCGCACGATCGCCACCTGCTGCGCTCTACCGTTGATTCTTTCTGGATCGTGGCCGATGGCCAGGTGCAGGAGTTTGACGGCGACCTGGAAGACTACCGCGACTGGCTACTGGCCCGCAGCGCGCAATCGCGCTCGGAAGCTCGCCAGGAAGCCCGTGCTGATACGGGTGGCGAAGGCACAGACCGCAAGACGCAACGCCGTCAGGAAGCCGAGCTGCGCCAACGTCAGGCCCAGCAACGCAAGCCTCTGGAAAGCCGCTTGAAGAAAGTAGAGTCGGCCATGGAGAAAGCTCAACTTCGTTTGCAGGAGCTGGATACCCTGATGCAGGACCCCGACTTTTACTCGGACAGCTACAAAGACCAACGTCCCACCTTGATGACTGAACATGGTGAACTCACCAAAACGCATCAAACGCTGGAAGAAGAGTGGCTGGAAATTCAGGAAGCGATGGAAGAGATCGGGCGACAGATCTAA
- a CDS encoding PaaI family thioesterase, translating into MNSARASANPVLDPQVLQAVQDSFSRQQAMSLIRATMPLVQTGLVEIHLPHWEGVQQQHGFVHGGVVGMIADSAGGYAAMTYTPLGASVLSVEYKLNFLAPAKGESLLARGAVVRQGRSLIVTQAEVFAVEEGKQTLCALMQQTIMVMQGRAEKA; encoded by the coding sequence ATGAATTCAGCCCGCGCTTCCGCTAATCCCGTCTTGGATCCGCAAGTGCTGCAAGCCGTGCAAGACAGTTTTTCCCGCCAGCAGGCAATGAGCCTGATTCGCGCCACCATGCCGCTGGTTCAGACAGGCTTGGTCGAGATTCATTTGCCGCATTGGGAGGGGGTGCAGCAACAACATGGTTTTGTGCATGGTGGTGTTGTCGGCATGATTGCAGATTCGGCCGGAGGATATGCCGCCATGACGTATACGCCTTTGGGCGCCAGTGTGCTCAGTGTGGAGTACAAGCTGAATTTTCTGGCGCCGGCCAAGGGGGAGTCTTTGTTGGCCCGAGGGGCTGTGGTTCGTCAGGGCCGCAGTTTGATCGTGACACAGGCCGAGGTATTTGCCGTGGAAGAAGGCAAGCAGACGTTATGTGCGTTGATGCAGCAAACGATTATGGTGATGCAGGGGCGGGCGGAGAAGGCTTGA